The following proteins are encoded in a genomic region of Planococcus lenghuensis:
- a CDS encoding M20 family metallopeptidase: MTQTTEEQTIKKAFDQLDKLYPEMVEIRRDLHMNPELSFQEQRTPAFIAKYLKDLGIEVQTNVGDGGVVGTLRGGKPGKTIALRADFDALPIEDEKEVPFKSQVPGVMHACGHDIHTAALLVTAKVLIGMKEEIPGTVVFLHQHAEELAPGGAKAMVEDGCLDGVDEVYGAHVEVNFPVGQIAVNDGYVQASSDAFDITIHGKGGHGAEPHRSVDPLVIGSHLVVDLQHIVSRRVDPLKPALITIGAFNSGDAHNIIPDKAFLKGTARTYDQDVRRQVEDELKLIVRHTAEKYRAKIDVDFTHGYISLYNHPKETAFIKERSEEIVGKDNVVIKPPDMGGEDFAYYVDKVPGSFFWVGGGNPEIDAIYPHHHPKFDVDEKSMLLTGKVFASAVLNS, from the coding sequence TTGACACAGACAACTGAGGAACAGACTATTAAAAAAGCGTTCGATCAATTAGATAAGCTTTACCCGGAAATGGTGGAAATCCGCCGGGACCTGCACATGAATCCGGAACTGTCATTCCAAGAGCAGCGCACCCCCGCCTTCATCGCCAAGTATTTGAAAGACCTTGGCATCGAAGTTCAAACAAACGTCGGTGACGGCGGGGTTGTCGGCACGCTGCGGGGAGGAAAACCCGGCAAGACGATTGCTTTGCGTGCTGATTTTGATGCGTTGCCGATCGAAGACGAAAAAGAAGTGCCGTTCAAATCTCAAGTGCCAGGCGTGATGCATGCCTGCGGCCATGATATTCATACAGCTGCGCTGCTTGTGACAGCGAAGGTGCTGATCGGCATGAAAGAAGAAATTCCCGGGACTGTCGTGTTCCTGCACCAGCATGCCGAAGAGCTGGCTCCGGGTGGCGCAAAAGCGATGGTCGAAGATGGCTGCCTCGATGGTGTCGATGAAGTGTATGGCGCCCATGTGGAAGTGAATTTCCCGGTCGGCCAGATCGCGGTCAATGATGGATACGTCCAAGCCTCTTCTGACGCGTTTGACATCACGATCCACGGGAAAGGCGGCCATGGGGCTGAACCGCATCGCAGCGTCGATCCGCTTGTGATCGGCAGCCATCTCGTCGTGGACCTGCAGCATATCGTCAGCCGCCGGGTCGATCCGCTGAAACCCGCCCTTATCACAATCGGCGCGTTCAATAGTGGGGATGCCCATAACATCATCCCGGATAAGGCGTTTCTGAAAGGTACTGCCCGCACATATGATCAGGATGTGCGGCGGCAGGTTGAAGATGAACTGAAGCTCATCGTTCGGCACACCGCAGAAAAATACAGAGCGAAAATCGATGTGGATTTTACCCACGGCTACATTTCACTTTACAATCATCCGAAAGAAACGGCATTCATCAAAGAGCGATCGGAAGAAATCGTCGGTAAAGACAATGTCGTCATTAAGCCGCCGGATATGGGCGGTGAGGATTTCGCTTATTATGTCGATAAAGTACCCGGTTCATTCTTTTGGGTCGGCGGCGGAAATCCCGAAATTGATGCAATTTATCCGCATCACCATCCGAAATTCGATGTTGACGAGAAATCCATGCTGCTGACAGGTAAAGTGTTCGCCTCTGCAGTCCTGAACAGCTGA
- a CDS encoding GbsR/MarR family transcriptional regulator — protein sequence MNDKFKEARERIIDQNSESQTLFGMSPTVRRLMSVMYYNEKPMTLDEMTEMLGMSKASMSNAVRELDEMGLVEKVWRKGERKDLYRVEEDNYESFFKYFGYHWRKVLTPKKSSLRKSISELNDLKAAGDLDAETAEQIDKDLLKLEAGLEYYDWLSRLVDSFESHEIFDYIPKKPAGEKIPE from the coding sequence ATGAACGATAAATTCAAAGAAGCGAGAGAACGGATCATCGATCAAAACTCAGAGAGCCAGACACTGTTCGGCATGTCGCCCACTGTCCGGCGTCTGATGTCGGTCATGTACTATAATGAAAAACCCATGACACTGGATGAGATGACCGAGATGCTCGGCATGAGCAAAGCGAGCATGAGCAACGCCGTCCGTGAGCTCGACGAGATGGGCCTTGTTGAGAAAGTGTGGCGCAAAGGCGAACGCAAAGACCTGTACCGGGTGGAGGAAGATAATTACGAGAGCTTCTTCAAGTATTTTGGCTATCACTGGCGGAAAGTACTGACACCCAAAAAGAGTTCACTCCGAAAATCGATCAGCGAGCTGAACGATTTGAAAGCAGCCGGTGATCTGGATGCGGAAACGGCAGAACAGATCGACAAGGATCTCTTAAAACTTGAAGCGGGGCTTGAGTATTATGACTGGCTCAGCCGACTTGTGGATTCTTTTGAATCGCATGAGATTTTTGATTATATTCCTAAAAAACCGGCCGGGGAAAAAATTCCGGAATAA
- a CDS encoding ABC transporter substrate-binding protein: MNKKQITSILIALPLSTFLLSACSGNEAADPGADGTTQDIFVFARGGDAVSLDPSEVTDGESENVAQSILETLTTFTEGGTTVEPLLATNWTESEDSLTYTFELREGVKFHDGTDFTAEDVVYNFERWMNGNGQSAPMYGNVFGGYEGDETHDFASIEAIDEYTVEFTLNSPQPTFLKDLALTPFSISSPEAIEEFGEDYRSNPVGTGPFVFEEWQRNDRIMLNAFEDYWLEDHPKLEQVIFRTIPENSARMNALLSGEVDMIAGVDPENIEQIKENPELELYSRPPLNLGYLGMTVTHEPFDDPLVRRALSHAVDKEAMIEAFFGGQAIPAKNPIPPAVEGYNDDIEPYPYDPEKAKEMLAEAGYPDGFEMELWAMPVSRPYMPDAANVAEYLQSSFADIGITAEIVTYEWATYIEKAIDGEADAFLLGWTGMNGDADNFLYTLWHGSNIGATNSTQYDNPELNAILDKARTITDSEQRNELYRQAQEIMHEDPPVIPLVHTSPSLAGKDNITGFDPHPTGRVITTTIDFE, from the coding sequence ATGAATAAAAAACAGATTACCTCTATCTTAATCGCTTTACCTTTATCCACCTTTCTTCTTTCCGCTTGTTCCGGCAATGAAGCAGCAGATCCCGGGGCTGATGGAACTACCCAGGATATTTTTGTGTTTGCCCGCGGAGGGGATGCCGTGTCCCTTGATCCATCGGAGGTGACCGATGGCGAATCGGAAAATGTGGCCCAGAGCATCCTGGAAACGCTGACCACATTCACCGAAGGCGGGACGACTGTCGAGCCATTGCTTGCAACTAACTGGACCGAGTCAGAGGATTCGCTGACGTACACTTTTGAACTTCGGGAAGGCGTGAAGTTCCATGACGGAACGGACTTTACTGCAGAAGACGTCGTCTATAATTTCGAACGCTGGATGAACGGCAACGGCCAAAGCGCGCCGATGTACGGCAACGTTTTTGGCGGCTATGAAGGAGACGAAACTCATGATTTCGCTTCCATCGAAGCCATCGATGAATACACGGTTGAGTTTACATTGAACTCACCGCAACCGACATTTCTGAAAGACTTGGCTCTGACTCCATTCTCCATTTCGAGTCCGGAAGCGATCGAGGAATTCGGCGAAGACTATCGAAGCAACCCGGTCGGCACCGGCCCATTCGTCTTTGAGGAGTGGCAGCGCAACGACCGCATCATGCTGAATGCGTTTGAAGATTACTGGCTTGAGGACCACCCGAAATTGGAGCAAGTCATTTTTCGAACCATCCCGGAAAACTCCGCCCGAATGAATGCGCTATTGAGCGGCGAAGTGGATATGATTGCCGGTGTGGATCCTGAAAATATTGAACAGATTAAAGAAAATCCGGAGCTGGAACTGTACTCGCGACCACCGCTTAATCTCGGCTATCTTGGAATGACGGTGACACATGAACCGTTCGATGATCCGCTCGTGCGCCGGGCGCTCAGCCATGCCGTTGATAAAGAAGCAATGATTGAAGCTTTCTTTGGCGGTCAGGCGATCCCGGCAAAGAATCCGATTCCGCCGGCTGTTGAAGGGTATAATGACGACATCGAACCTTACCCGTATGATCCTGAAAAAGCGAAAGAAATGCTTGCAGAAGCCGGTTATCCGGATGGCTTCGAAATGGAATTATGGGCCATGCCGGTGTCCCGGCCTTATATGCCGGATGCAGCAAATGTAGCGGAATACCTGCAGTCCAGTTTTGCTGATATCGGCATCACCGCTGAAATTGTGACATATGAATGGGCTACGTATATTGAAAAAGCAATCGACGGTGAAGCAGATGCCTTCCTTCTTGGTTGGACCGGAATGAACGGGGATGCAGATAACTTCTTATATACGCTGTGGCATGGCAGTAACATCGGAGCGACAAATTCAACACAGTATGATAACCCGGAACTGAATGCCATACTGGATAAAGCGCGCACGATTACAGACTCAGAACAACGCAACGAACTGTACCGGCAAGCCCAGGAAATCATGCACGAGGATCCGCCTGTCATTCCGCTTGTCCATACATCGCCTTCTCTTGCAGGGAAAGATAATATCACCGGATTTGATCCGCATCCGACAGGGCGGGTGATAACGACAACTATCGATTTTGAATAA
- a CDS encoding MazG nucleotide pyrophosphohydrolase domain-containing protein: MKDIQEFAGQFQREMGWEVDEKSFEGSRASLLNNYMLLTTEVGEVAEELRKMFNLTYRYASEGMDEETAFRLAQETVRGDIGKELADCLAYITKFANFFEVDLEESFYKKMDEVKNRQNKDTISARHDMGKGR, encoded by the coding sequence ATGAAAGACATACAGGAATTTGCCGGGCAATTTCAGCGTGAAATGGGTTGGGAAGTTGATGAAAAGAGTTTTGAAGGAAGCCGGGCTTCATTATTGAATAATTATATGCTGCTGACTACGGAAGTCGGGGAAGTGGCAGAAGAACTGCGGAAAATGTTCAATCTGACGTATCGGTATGCTTCAGAAGGAATGGATGAAGAGACAGCGTTTCGGCTGGCGCAGGAAACGGTGAGAGGGGACATCGGAAAAGAACTCGCCGACTGTCTGGCGTATATCACAAAATTCGCGAATTTCTTTGAAGTGGACCTTGAGGAGAGTTTTTATAAAAAAATGGACGAAGTGAAGAATCGGCAAAATAAAGACACCATTTCAGCAAGGCATGATATGGGAAAGGGGAGATAG
- a CDS encoding FMN-dependent NADH-azoreductase — translation MTQLLYITAHPHDDTQSYSMAVGNAFIETYKKENPDHEVVNVDLYTEHIPQLDIDIFSGWGKLQSGTGFEELSAEEKGKVGRLSELSEQFIAADKYVFVTPMWNFSFPPVMKAYIDSIAVAGKAFKYTAEGPIGLLTDKKALHIQSRGGIYSEGPAAEMEMGHRYLDILMQFFGVPSFDGLFVEGHAAMPEKADEIKEDAIARAKKAAQNF, via the coding sequence ATGACACAGCTTTTATATATCACCGCGCATCCTCATGACGATACGCAATCGTACAGCATGGCGGTGGGAAACGCATTTATCGAGACATACAAAAAAGAAAACCCCGACCATGAGGTTGTGAATGTCGATCTTTATACGGAGCACATCCCGCAGCTGGATATTGATATCTTCAGCGGCTGGGGTAAGCTTCAGTCGGGCACAGGATTCGAAGAGCTGTCGGCGGAAGAAAAAGGCAAAGTCGGCCGACTCTCGGAACTCAGCGAACAATTTATCGCCGCTGATAAATATGTGTTCGTCACGCCAATGTGGAATTTTTCATTTCCACCGGTCATGAAAGCGTATATCGACTCAATTGCCGTCGCCGGTAAAGCTTTCAAGTACACCGCGGAAGGGCCGATTGGGCTGTTGACCGATAAAAAAGCGTTGCACATCCAATCCCGTGGAGGCATTTACTCGGAAGGACCCGCTGCTGAAATGGAAATGGGACATCGCTATCTGGATATCCTGATGCAATTCTTCGGCGTTCCGTCATTTGACGGGCTGTTCGTCGAAGGACATGCGGCCATGCCGGAGAAAGCGGATGAAATTAAAGAAGATGCAATTGCCCGCGCCAAGAAAGCCGCACAGAACTTCTGA
- a CDS encoding M14 family zinc carboxypeptidase produces MIRKKLFTTMGILGLCTALAMPAYAAETASQAETHHHDQAISGFIDYEEMQKTLLQIEKTSKGLVEVDVAGQSFEGRDIFTARVGTGDKVILIQSEIHGNEKTGTVALLNLLKELSNNSKQSQAIREEVTLVVMPQMNPDASVADKRANSMTWADVVADFPQLAGAEPAWNYYDDRVIQSYDYAANPGFDVNRDFNPDFDYVPEADDFPGSSNDPGWFITPEAQTSRDVYTALQEEFGNVDVFIDLHHQGKYYVAGTDNPVTLSLSAQFVPDPSTPEGAEYAEYADTYNYDFSRQLNVAAYESLQSHGNSVFSNISLYSQGLDLPGTALASYALNGSGTVLFEVRGQTQMMGHKEKGKLVKAVERGLTGIIEAVADGSVETLDPEVYETIPTTAYRPADL; encoded by the coding sequence ATGATCAGGAAAAAATTGTTTACAACAATGGGGATTCTGGGACTGTGTACGGCACTTGCCATGCCGGCTTATGCGGCAGAAACCGCAAGCCAGGCAGAGACGCATCATCATGACCAGGCCATTTCAGGATTCATTGATTACGAGGAAATGCAGAAGACGCTGCTGCAGATCGAAAAAACAAGCAAAGGCCTTGTTGAAGTCGATGTTGCCGGGCAGTCGTTTGAAGGCCGTGACATTTTCACAGCGCGCGTCGGCACAGGCGATAAAGTCATCCTTATCCAGAGTGAAATCCATGGCAATGAAAAAACCGGTACAGTTGCTCTCCTCAATCTGCTGAAAGAACTGTCCAATAACTCGAAGCAGTCGCAGGCCATCCGTGAAGAAGTGACGCTTGTGGTCATGCCGCAGATGAACCCGGACGCGTCCGTCGCCGACAAACGCGCCAACAGCATGACATGGGCGGATGTGGTTGCCGACTTCCCGCAACTGGCGGGGGCGGAGCCAGCATGGAATTATTACGATGACCGGGTGATTCAATCCTATGATTACGCGGCGAATCCCGGCTTCGATGTGAACCGCGACTTTAATCCGGACTTTGACTATGTGCCGGAGGCGGACGACTTCCCGGGCAGCTCGAATGATCCGGGCTGGTTCATCACACCGGAAGCGCAGACATCCCGCGATGTTTATACAGCCCTTCAGGAAGAGTTCGGAAATGTGGACGTCTTCATCGATCTCCACCACCAGGGCAAGTACTATGTTGCCGGCACTGATAATCCCGTGACGCTTTCGCTGTCCGCCCAATTCGTTCCGGATCCAAGCACACCGGAAGGCGCAGAGTACGCGGAATACGCGGATACGTATAATTACGATTTCTCACGCCAGCTGAATGTTGCTGCTTATGAGTCACTGCAGTCACACGGCAATTCGGTTTTCTCAAATATCTCACTTTATTCGCAAGGCCTTGATTTGCCAGGTACTGCGCTTGCCTCCTATGCGCTGAACGGCAGCGGAACGGTACTGTTCGAAGTCCGCGGCCAGACGCAGATGATGGGCCATAAAGAAAAAGGCAAACTCGTCAAAGCAGTCGAACGCGGACTGACCGGCATCATTGAAGCGGTCGCGGACGGCTCGGTTGAAACGCTTGATCCGGAAGTATATGAAACCATTCCGACAACGGCATACCGTCCCGCAGATTTATAA
- a CDS encoding DUF3899 domain-containing protein, translating into MKKVSFLYLFFVLVWAGIVIRLQWSALEVINGAFMVGLITAIIAASIKIMQSGFLELFLDGFQRLGQAVTGRSNAMERADEQLKQDASLQEFKRSMGDWLFHTVVACSIVSFALSIAGLWMYY; encoded by the coding sequence ATGAAAAAAGTAAGCTTCCTGTATTTGTTTTTTGTTCTGGTATGGGCAGGCATCGTAATCAGATTGCAATGGTCGGCGCTAGAAGTAATAAATGGCGCATTCATGGTCGGTCTCATCACAGCCATAATCGCTGCTTCCATTAAAATCATGCAGTCGGGCTTTCTTGAGCTGTTCCTGGATGGGTTTCAGCGTCTCGGACAAGCAGTCACAGGGCGCTCAAATGCGATGGAACGGGCAGACGAGCAGCTCAAGCAGGATGCCTCCCTGCAGGAATTTAAACGGTCAATGGGAGATTGGCTGTTTCATACAGTCGTTGCCTGCTCGATTGTATCATTCGCATTATCCATTGCAGGACTCTGGATGTACTACTAA